A genomic window from Levilactobacillus yonginensis includes:
- a CDS encoding DUF960 domain-containing protein: MFETNHARYASYGTVAAMPGDMIDAVWQIIDRDLQGLFPLDNLLTFKLHNNQGNTTFEYVQTDDKQMTLRAGFDTEFGYTPELPDTVLAYDDGDSQIILLPSETADR, encoded by the coding sequence ATGTTTGAAACCAATCATGCGCGGTATGCCAGCTATGGTACCGTTGCGGCCATGCCTGGTGACATGATCGATGCCGTTTGGCAGATTATTGACCGCGACCTCCAAGGGCTATTTCCGTTGGATAACCTGCTGACGTTTAAGTTGCACAACAATCAGGGCAATACAACGTTCGAGTATGTTCAAACGGACGACAAACAGATGACGTTACGGGCGGGGTTTGATACCGAATTTGGTTATACCCCAGAACTCCCGGATACGGTTCTAGCTTATGACGATGGTGACAGTCAGATTATTCTTTTACCATCTGAAACAGCTGATAGATAA